One Plasmodium vinckei vinckei genome assembly, chromosome: PVVCY_09 genomic region harbors:
- a CDS encoding leucine-rich repeat protein, with translation MESVKCISSESLKNEETDLVKNNDGCVDSEIVREEIENDHKALNIIKEGLSDIEKTLNGEGYAFSNLNCSYKNIEYIPKDIINYIYLKYINMSNNKIENISNLYKLDNILFLDISYNLINNLDEIKSLYLKNCIYMNISHNSINIINDIKMKNIIELDLSYNNIENVNIYFPETLKSLNMSNNNIKNICFKNRLENIELLDISSNPIEDLNFYEIIPNIKTLKLNDNYSLPINNLSELNNFKNIQFLDMENYLHFKDKSYTEIKQILFQNTPDVNLKKFNGNLIIKNQSRHSKEAK, from the coding sequence ATGGAAAGTGTAAAATGTATAAGTAGTGAAAGTTTGAAAAATGAAGAGACAGatttagtaaaaaataatgatggaTGTGTAGATAGTGAAATAGTTAGGGAAGAGATAGAGAATGACCATAAGGCATTAAACATTATAAAGGAAGGATTATCAGATATAGAGAAAACATTAAATGGTGAAGGATACGCATTTAGTAATTTAAATTgtagttataaaaatatagaatatataccaaaagatataataaattatatatatttaaaatatataaatatgtctaataataaaattgaaaatatatcaaatttatataagctagataacatattatttttagatATATCTtacaatttaataaataatttagatgaaataaaaagctTGTatctaaaaaattgtatatatatgaatatatccCATAATtcaattaatataataaatgatataaaaatgaaaaatattatagaaCTAGATTTATCTTACAacaatatagaaaatgtgaatatatattttcctgAAACATTAAAGAGTTTGAATATgtctaataataatataaaaaatatatgttttaaaaatagattGGAGAATATAGAATTATTAGATATATCTTCTAATCCTATTGAAGATTTAAACTTTTATGAAATTATtccaaatataaaaactttaaaattaaatgataattatagtttacctattaataatttaagtgaattaaataattttaaaaatattcaatttTTAGATATGGAAAATTATCTTCATTTTAAAGATAAATCATATACAGAGATAAAACAGatattatttcaaaatac